The genomic interval AGCGATGAAAGTGAATGTAATAATAGAAAAAGATAAATACGGATACTATGCATTTTGTCCTGAGCTGAAAGGATGTCACAGTCAAGGTGATACTCTGGAAGAGGTGCTGGAAAATATAAAAGAAGCCGTACAGCTTTATTTAGAAACATTATTACCGGAAGAAATGGACGACTATTTAAGTAAGGAGATATTGACAACGTCATTGGAGGTTAGTGTTGCCTAAACTGCCAAGACTGACAGTTGAAGAGGCGGAAAAAGTGCTTCTCAAAGCCGGGTTTCGACACATTAGAAGCAGAGGCAGCCATAGAATATATCAAAAAAATAAAGAGAGATTTGTTTTACCATTCCACAAAGGAAAGATATTACATCCCAAAATTGTAAAAGCGCTTTTTGAGGTTATCGGGGATAAACAACAGTAATCTACTAAGCATTTTAGAGTGGTAATGATGTTATTATGAATAAATTTTCAATAATTGGTACTATTTTAGC from Calditrichota bacterium carries:
- a CDS encoding type II toxin-antitoxin system HicB family antitoxin, giving the protein MKVNVIIEKDKYGYYAFCPELKGCHSQGDTLEEVLENIKEAVQLYLETLLPEEMDDYLSKEILTTSLEVSVA
- a CDS encoding addiction module toxin, HicA family; translated protein: MPKLPRLTVEEAEKVLLKAGFRHIRSRGSHRIYQKNKERFVLPFHKGKILHPKIVKALFEVIGDKQQ